In one Sphingobium indicum B90A genomic region, the following are encoded:
- a CDS encoding aminoglycoside phosphotransferase family protein, producing the protein MIPPAAAPAFLAQAGWEHAAIVPLAGDASFRRYFRVIDGARRAVLMDAPPPHEDPRPFIAIARHLTEKGFAAPRILAQDLDEGLVLIEDFGDLRVKEHVEDAPEAESDVYRRAVDLLAALHRLPAADVPPYDREVYQREVGLLTEWYCPAIGLPVDEVGYAAAWDAVLPIVERSASPVVTVLRDYHAENIMLIDRAESHGLGLLDFQDALAGHPAYDLVSLLQDARRDVSPALEAAMLAHYRAVADPPADFDAAYAVLGAQRNAKIIGIFTRLWKRDGKPRYLSFLPRMWDLLERDLAHPALAPVAAWFAANIPADKRHHALEDYAPA; encoded by the coding sequence ATGATCCCGCCCGCCGCCGCTCCCGCCTTTCTCGCGCAAGCGGGGTGGGAACATGCCGCCATCGTGCCGCTGGCCGGGGATGCGTCCTTCCGCCGTTATTTCCGGGTGATCGACGGCGCCCGCCGGGCGGTGCTGATGGATGCGCCGCCGCCGCATGAAGACCCGCGCCCCTTCATCGCCATTGCCCGGCATCTGACGGAGAAGGGCTTTGCCGCGCCCCGGATATTGGCGCAGGATCTGGACGAAGGGCTGGTCCTGATCGAGGATTTCGGCGACCTGCGCGTCAAGGAACATGTCGAGGATGCGCCGGAGGCTGAAAGCGACGTATATCGCCGCGCCGTCGACCTGCTGGCCGCCCTGCATCGCCTGCCTGCCGCCGATGTGCCGCCCTATGACCGTGAGGTCTATCAGCGGGAAGTGGGATTGCTGACGGAATGGTATTGCCCCGCCATCGGCCTGCCGGTGGATGAGGTGGGCTATGCCGCGGCATGGGACGCGGTGCTGCCCATCGTGGAGCGATCGGCCAGCCCCGTCGTCACGGTGCTGCGCGATTATCATGCGGAAAATATCATGCTGATCGACCGGGCGGAGTCGCATGGGCTGGGTCTGCTCGACTTTCAGGACGCGCTGGCGGGGCATCCGGCCTATGATCTCGTCTCGCTGCTCCAGGATGCCCGGCGCGACGTGTCGCCCGCGCTGGAGGCGGCGATGCTCGCTCATTATCGCGCCGTCGCCGACCCGCCCGCCGATTTCGACGCGGCCTATGCCGTGCTGGGTGCGCAGCGCAACGCGAAGATCATCGGCATCTTCACCCGCCTCTGGAAGCGCGACGGCAAGCCGCGTTACCTGAGCTTCCTGCCGCGCATGTGGGACCTGCTGGAGCGTGACCTCGCCCATCCGGCGCTGGCGCCCGTGGCGGCGTGGTTCGCGGCCAATATCCCGGCCGACAAGCGCCACCATGCTCTAGAGGACTATGCCCCCGCATGA
- the ettA gene encoding energy-dependent translational throttle protein EttA codes for MSASSQYAFVMKSMTKSFPGAAKPVLNQINLQFYRGAKIGIVGPNGAGKSTLMKIMAGIDTDYSGEAWPGENITVGYLPQEPQLDPNKTVLENVKDGAREIADKLDRFNEISMIMADPPEDVDFDALMEEMGTLQEQIDAVDGWTLDNQLEIAMEALRCPPSDWPVDSLSGGEKRRIALTRLLIQKPDILLLDEPTNHLDAESVEWLENHLKEYAGAVLMITHDRYFLDNVVGWILELDRGKYFPYEGNYSTYLEKKSKRLEQEDREATGRQKAINDELEWIRAGTKGRQTKSKARIKKFEELVASQESRTPGKAQIVIQVPERLGGKVIEAKNISKAYGDKLLFENLSFMLPPGGIVGVIGPNGAGKSTLFKIITGQEQPDSGEIDIGSTVRLGYVDQSRDHLDPSKNVWEEVSDGLDYVKVNGHDMSTRAYVGAFNFKGQDQQKNVGKLSGGERNRVHIAKMLKKGGNVLLLDEPTNDLDVETLAALEEAIENFAGCAVVISHDRFFLDRLATHILAFEGDSHVEWFEGNFAMYEEDKRRRLGDAADRPTRLAYKKLTR; via the coding sequence ATGTCCGCCTCGTCCCAATACGCCTTCGTCATGAAGAGCATGACCAAGAGCTTTCCCGGCGCCGCCAAGCCGGTGCTCAACCAGATCAACCTGCAATTCTATCGCGGGGCGAAGATCGGCATCGTCGGCCCCAACGGCGCGGGCAAGTCGACCCTGATGAAGATCATGGCCGGCATCGATACCGATTATAGCGGGGAGGCATGGCCGGGCGAGAATATCACGGTCGGCTATCTGCCGCAGGAGCCGCAACTGGACCCGAACAAGACGGTTCTGGAGAACGTCAAGGACGGCGCGCGGGAGATTGCGGACAAGCTGGACCGCTTCAACGAGATCAGCATGATCATGGCCGACCCGCCGGAGGACGTCGATTTCGACGCGCTCATGGAGGAAATGGGCACGCTGCAGGAGCAGATCGACGCCGTGGACGGCTGGACGCTCGACAACCAGCTTGAAATCGCGATGGAGGCGCTGCGCTGCCCGCCTTCGGACTGGCCGGTCGACAGCCTGTCGGGCGGTGAGAAGCGCCGCATCGCGCTCACGCGGCTGCTGATCCAGAAGCCGGACATATTGCTTCTCGACGAACCGACCAACCATCTGGATGCCGAAAGCGTCGAGTGGCTGGAAAACCACCTGAAGGAATATGCGGGCGCGGTGCTGATGATCACCCACGACCGCTACTTCCTGGACAATGTGGTCGGTTGGATCCTGGAACTCGATCGGGGCAAATATTTCCCCTATGAGGGCAATTACTCCACTTATCTGGAGAAGAAGTCCAAGCGTCTGGAGCAGGAAGACCGCGAGGCGACCGGCCGCCAGAAGGCGATCAACGACGAGCTGGAATGGATCAGGGCCGGCACCAAGGGCCGCCAGACCAAGTCCAAGGCGCGCATCAAGAAGTTCGAGGAACTGGTCGCCAGCCAGGAAAGCCGCACGCCGGGCAAGGCGCAGATCGTCATCCAGGTGCCCGAACGCCTGGGCGGCAAGGTGATCGAGGCGAAGAATATCTCGAAGGCCTATGGCGACAAGCTGCTGTTCGAAAACCTCTCCTTCATGCTGCCGCCGGGCGGCATCGTCGGCGTCATCGGGCCGAACGGCGCGGGCAAGTCCACCCTGTTCAAGATCATTACGGGGCAGGAACAGCCCGATTCGGGCGAGATCGACATCGGTTCGACCGTGCGCCTGGGCTATGTCGACCAGAGCCGCGATCATCTCGACCCGTCGAAGAATGTCTGGGAAGAGGTTTCGGATGGCCTGGATTATGTGAAGGTCAACGGGCACGACATGTCGACCCGCGCCTATGTCGGCGCCTTCAACTTCAAGGGGCAGGACCAGCAGAAGAATGTCGGCAAGCTGTCGGGCGGCGAGCGCAACCGCGTCCACATCGCCAAGATGCTGAAGAAGGGCGGCAACGTCCTGCTGCTCGACGAACCGACCAACGATCTGGACGTCGAAACGCTGGCGGCGCTGGAAGAGGCGATCGAGAATTTCGCGGGCTGCGCCGTGGTGATCAGCCACGACCGCTTCTTCCTCGACCGGCTGGCGACGCATATCCTGGCCTTCGAAGGCGACAGCCATGTCGAATGGTTCGAGGGCAATTTCGCCATGTATGAGGAGGATAAGCGGCGTCGCCTGGGCGATGCGGCGGATCGCCCAACACGGCTCGCCTACAAGAAGCTGACGCGCTGA
- a CDS encoding ABC transporter ATP-binding protein, translating into MKQRSYLALEGITVEFPTRAGRFCALDGIDLEVEKGQFVALIGHSGCGKSTLLNAVAGLVKPTRGAIFLDGELVDAPGPDRAVVFQDHSLLPWLTVEENVRLAVDKTAGGKSKAERRDWVMHNLELVQMAHAAAKRPGELSGGMKQRVGIARAIAMNPRVLLMDEPFGALDALTRAALQDVVMDLQARLNNTVLMITHDVDEAVLLADRVVMMTNGPAARIGEDRAVTLARPRNRLEAIDTLEYAEARSAVIHFLHERYRNPATLAA; encoded by the coding sequence ATGAAACAGCGCAGCTATCTCGCGCTAGAGGGCATCACCGTCGAATTTCCGACCAGGGCAGGGCGCTTCTGCGCGCTCGACGGGATCGACCTGGAGGTTGAAAAGGGCCAGTTCGTGGCGCTGATCGGCCATTCGGGCTGCGGCAAGTCGACGCTGCTCAACGCCGTCGCCGGGCTGGTCAAGCCGACGCGGGGGGCGATCTTCCTCGATGGCGAACTGGTCGACGCGCCGGGGCCGGACCGGGCGGTGGTCTTCCAGGACCACAGTCTGCTGCCCTGGCTGACGGTCGAGGAGAATGTCCGCCTGGCGGTCGACAAGACGGCGGGCGGCAAGAGCAAGGCCGAGCGCAGGGACTGGGTCATGCACAATCTGGAACTGGTCCAGATGGCCCACGCCGCCGCCAAGCGCCCCGGCGAACTGTCCGGCGGCATGAAGCAGCGCGTCGGCATTGCCCGCGCCATCGCCATGAACCCGCGCGTCTTGCTGATGGACGAGCCGTTCGGCGCGCTGGACGCGCTGACACGGGCGGCGTTGCAGGATGTGGTCATGGATTTGCAGGCGCGGCTCAACAACACGGTGCTGATGATCACCCATGACGTCGACGAGGCGGTTCTGCTGGCCGACCGGGTTGTCATGATGACCAACGGCCCGGCGGCGCGGATCGGCGAAGACCGGGCCGTGACGCTGGCGCGGCCCCGCAACCGGCTGGAGGCCATCGACACGCTTGAATATGCGGAGGCGCGCTCCGCCGTCATCCACTTCCTGCACGAGCGTTACCGCAATCCGGCGACGCTCGCCGCCTGA
- the tsaE gene encoding tRNA (adenosine(37)-N6)-threonylcarbamoyltransferase complex ATPase subunit type 1 TsaE — MAESGIVLTGEGEMLAFGRRLAAFVRIGDVIALEGGLGAGKTTLARGLLEGLGLEGEAPSPSFAIVQPYDVPEVSLPVAHVDLYRLDGPEEAEELALDEYLTDSLLIVEWPDRLGEKAWPDALRFHIAIEPGGARRLTADVPGAWTERWSQI, encoded by the coding sequence GTGGCTGAGAGCGGGATCGTCCTGACCGGCGAGGGGGAGATGCTGGCGTTCGGGCGCCGGCTGGCCGCTTTCGTCCGCATCGGCGACGTGATCGCGCTGGAAGGCGGGCTGGGCGCGGGCAAGACGACCTTGGCGCGGGGCCTGTTGGAAGGATTGGGGCTGGAGGGGGAAGCGCCAAGCCCCAGCTTCGCCATCGTCCAGCCCTATGACGTTCCGGAAGTCAGCCTGCCGGTCGCTCATGTCGACCTCTACCGGCTCGACGGGCCGGAGGAGGCCGAGGAACTGGCGCTGGACGAATATCTGACGGACAGCCTGCTGATCGTCGAATGGCCGGACCGGCTGGGCGAGAAGGCGTGGCCCGATGCCCTGCGCTTCCACATCGCCATCGAACCCGGCGGCGCACGGCGCTTGACAGCGGACGTGCCGGGCGCTTGGACGGAGCGATGGTCACAGATATGA
- a CDS encoding alginate export family protein produces the protein MKKVSFLLSASAPIMGLSAVAAPALAQDVVFKPIVEARLRYETVDQAGPAPLSSSRDAHAVTMRLRAGGEISKGPWAFLAEAEGTLAIDEDYNSGVNGKALYPIVADPETVEANRVQIQYRTKPLVVTVGRQRINLDDQRFVGSVAWRQNEQTFDAVRVEYMGIKNLKVDLTYAIAARTIWGIDGGKFGSANRPTDIEGDDVFANISYKTKLGTLTGFAYLVDEDEAVVALRRNSSQTYGARFAGAVPFTKKVKLSYLASYARQSDYATNPVDYSADFVTAELGLDVAAFKLTGGYELLGSDGGATGIAGGFAFQTPFATLHKFNGWADKFLTTPGTGIQDYYAGVAYTVPKVGKAGPLVASFTFHRFSSDRLSIHYGDEYNAQVTLKLNKHLSALVKYADYQRKGIASFTGDADTRKFWAQIDYAF, from the coding sequence ATGAAGAAGGTTTCTTTCCTGTTGTCGGCGTCGGCCCCAATAATGGGGCTGTCCGCGGTCGCGGCGCCGGCGCTGGCGCAGGATGTCGTGTTCAAGCCCATCGTGGAGGCGCGCCTGCGGTACGAGACGGTCGATCAGGCCGGTCCCGCGCCGCTCAGCAGCAGCCGCGACGCCCATGCCGTGACGATGCGGCTGCGCGCAGGCGGCGAGATTTCGAAGGGCCCCTGGGCCTTCCTGGCGGAAGCCGAAGGCACGCTGGCGATCGATGAGGATTATAACAGCGGCGTCAATGGAAAGGCGCTCTATCCCATCGTCGCCGACCCGGAGACGGTCGAGGCCAACCGCGTTCAGATCCAGTACCGCACAAAGCCGCTGGTCGTGACCGTGGGCCGCCAGCGGATCAACCTGGACGACCAGCGTTTCGTCGGTTCGGTCGCCTGGCGGCAGAATGAGCAGACCTTCGATGCCGTGCGCGTCGAATATATGGGGATCAAGAACCTGAAGGTCGACCTGACCTACGCGATTGCGGCGCGGACCATCTGGGGCATAGACGGCGGCAAGTTCGGTTCGGCCAACCGGCCGACGGACATTGAGGGCGACGATGTCTTCGCCAACATCTCCTACAAGACCAAGCTGGGGACGCTGACCGGCTTCGCCTATCTGGTGGACGAGGATGAGGCGGTCGTGGCGTTGCGCCGGAACAGCAGCCAGACCTATGGCGCGCGTTTCGCGGGCGCGGTGCCCTTCACGAAGAAGGTGAAGCTCAGCTACCTCGCCAGCTATGCGCGGCAGAGCGACTATGCGACCAATCCGGTCGACTATTCGGCGGATTTCGTAACGGCCGAACTGGGGCTGGACGTGGCCGCGTTCAAGCTGACGGGCGGCTATGAACTGCTGGGGTCGGACGGGGGCGCGACCGGGATTGCGGGCGGCTTCGCCTTCCAGACGCCCTTCGCCACGCTGCACAAGTTCAACGGCTGGGCCGACAAGTTCCTGACGACGCCCGGCACCGGCATTCAGGACTATTATGCCGGGGTCGCCTATACGGTGCCGAAGGTCGGCAAGGCGGGGCCGCTGGTGGCGTCCTTCACCTTCCACCGCTTCAGTAGCGACCGCCTGTCGATCCATTATGGCGACGAATATAATGCGCAGGTCACGCTGAAGCTGAACAAGCATCTGAGCGCGCTCGTCAAATATGCCGATTACCAGCGCAAGGGCATCGCCAGCTTCACCGGCGATGCCGACACCAGGAAGTTCTGGGCGCAGATCGACTACGCATTCTGA
- the ntrB gene encoding nitrate ABC transporter permease has translation MASPSPSKNGGPSASAGGAAAELGVIVPYPEEAIARRSFEPVAVPVHPLVRRARSLAAGMLPTMVMIAVLLAFWQLLCGSPDATFPSPLKVWQESHEVIVHPFKGVEIGFTHFSIQDGGDVGIAGHVLTSLSRVLIGYSIAAVIGVALGILIGQSVFAFRALDPLFQVLRTVPPLAWLPISLAIFQQAQPSAIFLIFITAIWPIILNTAAGVQTLPVAYRNVAKVLALNPVEYFVRIMLPATVPHMFTGLRIGVGMSWLAIVAAEMVQGGTGVGFFIWDSYNSSLLTDTIVALIWIGMVGFALDRIVAFAGRIIGRAG, from the coding sequence ATGGCGTCGCCATCGCCCAGCAAAAATGGTGGACCGTCGGCTTCGGCCGGCGGTGCCGCCGCCGAATTGGGGGTCATCGTGCCCTATCCCGAAGAAGCCATCGCCCGCCGCAGCTTCGAGCCGGTGGCCGTGCCGGTGCACCCGCTGGTGCGCCGCGCCCGGTCCTTGGCGGCTGGCATGCTGCCAACCATGGTGATGATCGCCGTGCTGCTGGCCTTCTGGCAGTTGCTCTGCGGATCGCCGGACGCGACTTTCCCCAGCCCGCTCAAAGTATGGCAGGAAAGCCATGAGGTCATCGTCCACCCGTTCAAGGGCGTGGAGATCGGCTTCACCCATTTCAGCATCCAGGATGGGGGCGATGTCGGCATTGCCGGGCATGTGCTGACCAGCCTCAGCCGCGTGCTGATCGGCTACAGCATCGCGGCGGTGATCGGCGTGGCGCTGGGCATATTGATCGGGCAGAGCGTCTTCGCCTTCCGCGCCCTCGACCCGCTGTTCCAGGTGCTGCGCACCGTGCCGCCGCTGGCCTGGCTGCCGATCAGCCTCGCCATTTTCCAGCAGGCGCAGCCTTCGGCGATCTTCCTGATCTTCATCACGGCGATCTGGCCGATCATCTTGAACACGGCGGCGGGCGTGCAGACGCTGCCGGTCGCCTATCGCAACGTCGCCAAGGTGCTGGCGCTCAATCCGGTCGAATATTTCGTCCGCATCATGCTGCCCGCCACCGTGCCGCACATGTTCACGGGCCTTCGCATCGGCGTGGGCATGAGCTGGCTGGCCATCGTCGCCGCCGAAATGGTGCAGGGCGGCACCGGCGTCGGCTTCTTCATCTGGGACAGCTACAACAGCTCGCTGCTGACCGACACCATCGTCGCGCTGATCTGGATCGGCATGGTGGGCTTCGCGCTGGACCGCATCGTCGCCTTTGCGGGCCGCATCATCGGCCGCGCAGGCTGA
- a CDS encoding M28 family peptidase, with amino-acid sequence MQKIRPGTLAALLLGSILTPSPLLAASSIDAIRAAALTDTVAMDFTEGLTTEVGPRPAGTPQEARARDWTVAKLKSLGFSNVRAEPYTMPVWLRGHDEARVIAPFPQNLVLAALGNSASTPDKGIEGEVAYFPTLADLEAAPEGSLKGRIVFVSHAMHATQDGSSYGYFGATRRQGPSIASKKGAIAILIRSIGTDNHRQPHTGVQMWADGVKPIPAAALSVPDAEQLARMVSRGQPVRLHLTLTSKMLKDQPSGNVIAEIPGSDPKAGVVVAACHLDSWDQGTGAIDDGAGCGIVAAAALQAAKAGPLRRTIRLLMAGAEEVGGNGGRAYFDAHGKEAHAMAMESDFGADRVWRVDFRLPQGHDALARRVAAGLAPLGIGASRLPAGGGSDIEPLVKAGVPVVDLQQDGTRYFDIHHTPDDTLDKIDPAQLRQNVAAWAVALFEIANAPESLGVN; translated from the coding sequence ATGCAGAAAATCCGACCGGGCACGCTTGCCGCCCTCCTCCTCGGCAGCATCCTCACCCCCTCCCCCCTCCTGGCCGCGTCCAGCATCGATGCGATTCGCGCCGCCGCCCTGACGGACACGGTCGCGATGGACTTCACCGAAGGCCTCACCACCGAAGTCGGCCCCCGCCCCGCCGGCACCCCGCAGGAGGCCCGCGCCCGCGACTGGACAGTGGCGAAGCTCAAGAGCCTGGGCTTCTCCAACGTCCGCGCCGAACCTTACACCATGCCCGTCTGGCTGCGCGGCCATGACGAAGCCCGCGTGATCGCGCCCTTCCCGCAAAATCTGGTCCTCGCCGCGCTGGGCAACAGCGCATCCACCCCGGACAAGGGAATAGAGGGGGAGGTCGCCTATTTCCCCACGCTGGCCGATCTGGAGGCCGCGCCGGAAGGCAGCCTGAAGGGCAGGATCGTCTTCGTCAGCCATGCGATGCATGCGACCCAGGACGGCAGTTCCTACGGCTATTTCGGCGCGACCCGCCGCCAGGGGCCAAGCATCGCGTCGAAAAAGGGCGCCATCGCCATATTGATCCGCTCCATCGGCACCGACAACCACCGCCAGCCCCATACGGGCGTTCAGATGTGGGCCGATGGCGTGAAGCCCATTCCCGCCGCCGCGCTCAGCGTGCCGGACGCCGAACAGCTCGCCCGCATGGTCTCGCGGGGACAGCCCGTGCGGCTGCACCTGACGCTCACCTCCAAAATGCTGAAGGACCAGCCGTCGGGCAACGTCATCGCCGAAATCCCCGGCAGCGATCCCAAGGCGGGCGTCGTCGTCGCCGCATGCCATCTCGATAGCTGGGATCAGGGCACGGGCGCGATAGACGATGGCGCGGGCTGCGGCATCGTGGCCGCCGCGGCGCTCCAGGCCGCCAAGGCCGGGCCGCTACGCCGCACCATCCGCCTGCTGATGGCCGGTGCGGAGGAGGTCGGCGGCAATGGCGGCCGCGCCTATTTCGACGCCCATGGCAAGGAAGCGCATGCCATGGCGATGGAATCGGATTTCGGGGCCGACCGCGTCTGGCGCGTGGATTTCAGGCTGCCGCAGGGCCATGACGCGCTCGCCCGCCGGGTCGCGGCCGGGCTGGCTCCGCTCGGCATCGGCGCCAGCCGCCTGCCCGCCGGCGGGGGTTCCGACATAGAGCCGCTGGTGAAGGCGGGCGTCCCTGTGGTCGATCTCCAGCAGGACGGCACCCGCTATTTCGACATTCATCACACGCCGGACGACACGCTGGACAAGATCGACCCGGCACAGCTTCGGCAGAATGTCGCCGCCTGGGCGGTTGCGCTTTTCGAAATCGCGAATGCGCCGGAATCGTTAGGCGTTAACTGA
- a CDS encoding sensor histidine kinase: protein MALTPLAAVILGVVLALWLGAAIWALSSGQRRRREGMQAQGKLDRLSALIASAPAAPIVIHSDGRLEAADRLAKWLGKERVPAFVSELTAPDGGLEPDDATALAQEIAAAQRAGRSFALPVRGVDSSRLLLVRGAPAGSVLAESGGVVLWIFDATDSQSEIQTLKGRVEQLREALEALAGLVEAAPFPMWHRTADMRLSLVNTAYVRAVDGENAREVIANGTELVETVGGLTPQAAAAQTLADGTPVERMVPATIDGERRTIRVVDVPLGAAGVAGFALDQNELEQARVEHRRLEAAQRDLLDRLSAGVARFGSDRALRFWNQPFMSLFGLDQERLADNPPFERVLDQMREARRLPENRDFPAWRAERRDWFLSPDPREENWLLADGTHLRVYAQPLPDGGLLLIFEDRTEQVQLSSARDTLLRVRTATFDNLFESIGVFSSDGRLHLWNSRFRTIWDVSEDLLAQHPRIDELMRTVQSRLAKPQQGNLVRELVRAATVERKQRVGHVGFADGRIFEFAAIPLPDGNALFTMLDVTDSRRVEQVLRDRNDALEQADKVKTAFVTNMSYELRTPLTTIAGFAEMMSAGYAGELSASAKEYVDGILQSTNRLSMLIDNVLDLTQGEAGMLPVEKAPVDLAVEARDAVARIKGDATAKGIDLALSLQASLGMIQGDKRRIGQALDHLLENAVRYCSRGGRVLLHGDGTADNARLVVSDNGPGINAKRQATIFDASSRTEQARNGGKAGIGLPLARQLAQAHGGTLQLVSEPGQGTMVVIELPRG, encoded by the coding sequence ATGGCGTTGACCCCTCTTGCTGCCGTGATCCTGGGCGTCGTACTGGCCTTGTGGCTGGGCGCGGCGATCTGGGCCTTGTCGAGCGGCCAGCGCAGGCGCCGCGAAGGCATGCAGGCGCAGGGAAAGCTGGACCGGCTGTCCGCCCTGATCGCCTCCGCACCCGCCGCGCCCATCGTGATCCATTCCGACGGACGGCTGGAAGCGGCCGACCGGCTCGCCAAATGGCTGGGCAAGGAGCGGGTGCCGGCCTTCGTGTCCGAACTGACCGCGCCGGACGGCGGCCTGGAACCCGATGACGCGACCGCCCTGGCGCAGGAGATCGCCGCCGCCCAGCGCGCAGGGCGCAGCTTCGCGCTGCCGGTGCGGGGCGTCGATTCGTCGCGGTTGCTGCTGGTGCGGGGCGCGCCGGCAGGGTCGGTGCTGGCCGAAAGCGGCGGGGTCGTCCTCTGGATCTTCGACGCGACCGACAGCCAGTCGGAAATCCAGACCCTCAAGGGCCGGGTAGAGCAGCTTCGGGAAGCCCTGGAGGCGCTGGCGGGCCTGGTGGAGGCGGCGCCCTTTCCCATGTGGCATCGCACGGCGGACATGCGGCTCAGCCTGGTCAACACGGCCTATGTCCGGGCGGTGGATGGAGAGAACGCCCGCGAGGTCATCGCCAACGGCACCGAACTGGTCGAGACGGTCGGCGGACTGACGCCGCAGGCCGCCGCCGCCCAGACCCTTGCCGACGGCACGCCTGTCGAGCGCATGGTTCCCGCGACCATCGACGGCGAAAGGCGGACCATCCGCGTGGTCGATGTCCCGCTGGGCGCGGCGGGGGTGGCCGGTTTCGCCTTGGACCAGAATGAACTGGAACAGGCCCGCGTCGAGCATCGGCGGCTGGAGGCGGCGCAGCGCGACCTGCTGGACCGCCTGTCCGCGGGCGTGGCGCGTTTCGGGTCCGACCGGGCGCTGCGCTTCTGGAACCAACCCTTCATGAGCCTGTTCGGGCTGGATCAGGAGCGATTGGCCGACAATCCGCCGTTCGAACGGGTGCTGGATCAGATGCGGGAGGCGCGGCGGCTGCCGGAAAATCGCGATTTTCCGGCATGGCGGGCGGAGCGGCGCGACTGGTTCCTCTCGCCCGATCCGCGCGAGGAGAATTGGCTGCTGGCCGACGGCACCCATTTGCGCGTCTATGCGCAGCCGCTGCCCGATGGCGGGCTGTTGCTGATCTTCGAGGACCGGACCGAGCAGGTCCAGTTGTCGAGCGCCCGCGACACGCTGCTCCGCGTCCGCACGGCGACGTTCGACAATCTGTTCGAATCGATCGGCGTCTTTTCCTCGGACGGCCGCCTGCACCTGTGGAACAGCCGTTTCCGTACGATCTGGGACGTTTCGGAGGATCTGCTGGCCCAGCATCCGCGCATCGACGAACTGATGCGGACGGTCCAATCGCGGCTGGCCAAGCCGCAGCAGGGCAACCTCGTCCGCGAACTGGTGCGCGCCGCCACGGTGGAGCGCAAGCAGCGCGTCGGCCATGTCGGCTTCGCGGACGGGCGCATCTTCGAATTCGCGGCGATCCCGCTGCCGGACGGCAATGCGCTGTTCACCATGCTGGACGTGACCGACAGCCGCCGCGTGGAGCAGGTGCTGCGCGACCGCAACGACGCGCTGGAGCAGGCGGACAAGGTGAAGACCGCCTTCGTCACCAATATGAGCTATGAACTGCGCACGCCGCTGACCACCATCGCCGGTTTCGCCGAGATGATGAGCGCGGGATATGCGGGGGAACTCAGCGCATCCGCGAAAGAATATGTCGACGGCATCCTGCAGAGCACCAACCGGCTTTCCATGCTGATCGACAATGTGCTGGACCTGACCCAGGGCGAGGCGGGGATGCTGCCGGTCGAAAAGGCTCCGGTTGACCTGGCGGTGGAGGCCCGCGACGCCGTGGCGCGGATAAAGGGCGACGCCACCGCCAAGGGGATCGACCTTGCCCTGTCGCTCCAGGCCAGCCTGGGCATGATACAGGGGGACAAGCGGCGGATCGGGCAGGCGTTGGACCATCTGCTGGAAAATGCGGTGCGCTATTGCAGCCGGGGCGGGCGAGTGCTGCTGCATGGCGACGGGACGGCGGACAATGCCCGGCTCGTCGTGTCGGACAATGGGCCGGGCATCAACGCCAAGCGGCAGGCGACGATCTTCGACGCATCCTCCCGGACGGAGCAGGCGCGCAATGGCGGCAAGGCGGGGATCGGCCTGCCGCTGGCCCGGCAATTGGCGCAGGCGCATGGCGGGACGCTGCAACTGGTTTCGGAGCCGGGGCAGGGCACCATGGTCGTGATCGAGCTGCCCCGTGGCTGA